One region of Paraburkholderia acidiphila genomic DNA includes:
- a CDS encoding cytochrome b, with amino-acid sequence MKQPGQHFSALQRLLHWSMAVLIVTMLFVGVGMVATVSRLHDTLLAFHRPLGIALLALVLLRLFVRLTRGAPPLPADLPIWQRLGAHASHLALYALMIAMPLIGWSMLSAGGYPIVMFGGVHLPPIVPHNVTLYAWLRAAHTWLAMALYATVLLHLGAALFHALIRRDGVLASMARGEVRGQLRG; translated from the coding sequence ATGAAACAACCGGGCCAACACTTCAGCGCACTCCAGCGCCTTCTGCATTGGTCGATGGCAGTCCTGATCGTTACGATGCTGTTCGTGGGTGTGGGAATGGTCGCGACGGTCTCGCGGCTGCATGACACGCTGCTCGCGTTCCACCGGCCGCTGGGTATCGCGCTGCTCGCGCTCGTGCTACTGCGCCTGTTCGTACGGCTCACGCGCGGCGCGCCGCCTTTGCCCGCCGATCTGCCCATCTGGCAGCGCCTTGGCGCGCACGCTTCGCACCTCGCGCTCTATGCGCTGATGATCGCGATGCCGCTGATCGGCTGGTCGATGCTGTCCGCGGGCGGCTATCCCATCGTAATGTTCGGCGGCGTGCACCTGCCGCCCATCGTGCCGCACAACGTCACGCTGTACGCATGGCTGCGCGCCGCGCATACGTGGCTTGCGATGGCGCTCTACGCGACCGTTTTGCTGCATCTGGGGGCTGCGCTCTTTCACGCGCTCATTCGCCGCGATGGCGTGCTCGCCAGCATGGCGCGTGGCGAAGTGCGCGGACAGCTACGCGGATAA